GGGTTGGTCATTCTCGCGTCGCGGTGATCACCCCGGAGTGGGAAGAACCCTTCGGGTTGGTTTCCATCGAGGCGATGTCTTGTGGCACCCCAGTGGCAGCATTTGCCCGTGGAGGGATGGCCGACGTACTAGATGCCTCCCCATGCCCTTCGGTACAGGCTGGTAACGTCGAAGCGCTCGCTCAGGCCATTCGTGATTCGAGGTTCATCGATCGCACAAGAGTTGCCCATTATGCCCGTAAAAATTATGGGTTAGCTGCTTTCCTCGATCGCTACCTCGCGGTGTATAGAAAGGTGACAACAGAGAGATCGGGCCCGAGAAAAGCGCCAGTCACTCCCGGAATTGTCTCCCGTACCGCCGCTTTTGCCCATGAGGAGGTCCAGCGATGATTGGCATGTATGCACACCACAGCGGTAGCGGGCACCTGCACCGCGTGCGCTCAATTGCTAGGCATCTGAAAGAGGAAACTGTGATCTTTTCCTCCGCACCGGGCGCGGATATTCAGTTGCCCTTGGACACTGACCCGGATAACCCCACCCCCCGGGATCTGACGGCCGGGGGAACTCTCCATTGGGCGCCGATAGGGGTACCAGGACACACGCAGCGTTTGGCGCTTATCGCCGCCTGGATCACCAAGCATCGCCCCCGCGCATTCTATGTAGATTGTTCCGTCGAGATCGCTAGCTTCGTACGTCTCATGGGCATTCCCGTAATTACGATCGCCATGCCAGGCTTTCGCCATGATCAACCCCACCAATTGAGCTACCACCAGGCAACGGCCATAATCGCTGCATGGCCGGACTGGGTTCCCGTACCCACTCACCTGATTGCCCACGAGAATAAGCTCCACATGGTCGGTGGTATCTCCCGCTTCGAACCTCCGACGAAGTCATGCGAACGGTCCGGTGTGATAATCCTTCGTGGTGCAGGCGGTGATGACTTTGATAGTCATACCTGGCCGGAGGCCACGGTGCTTGGCGGAGATAGGTTTGTGAACAACCCTATTCCACTGCTTTTGAGTGCTTCGGTAGCGATCGCTGCGGCCGGACAGAACTCCGTAGCTGACCTTGCCATTACTAGAACTCCTGCGATCTTCCTTCCGCAGGACCGTCCTTTCGGTGAGCAGAGCGCCACCGCAAAGACGCTGGCTCAAGCCCGCATTGCAGTAGTTCCCACCACATTCCCGGAACCAGGAGAATGGGAGGTTTTGTTTGAACACGCGAGGAATAGAGCAGCGAACTGGCACCTCTGGCAAGCCGAAGGTGCAGCTGAAAGAGCTGCAGCGGTGATTGAAAATGTCGCCAACGTGGAAGGGAATTAATCAGAAAATGAAGTATGCAGTAGTGACCATAGCTGATGATTCACGACAAGAGCATGTGGACATGCAGCTGGAAGGATTGAAGAAATGGGCACAAGGTACTCCACACTACCGCGGCTATATTGACACAGATATGAACCTGGCGCGTGCCCGCAACGAAGTGGCTGCTAGGGCTGTGGAAGACGGGGTCGAGCTACTAATTTTCCTTGATGCTGATTGTATTCCAGGGCCTTTCTTAATACCTTTCTACGTGGAGGCTGCGCGTAACTGGCCTGATGAAGTGCTCTGTGGTCCGGTCACCTACCTTGAGGAACCTGACGACCGGGGATATCAATTAGACACTTTGCTGGAGTTGACTAATCCCCACCCAGCACGTCCGAACCTGCCCGCAGGGCAGAGTAGGTTAGGGACAGAAGACGAGTGGAAGTTATTTTGGTCGCTTTCCTTCGCGATGACTGCTACCGCATGGCAGGATAGCGGCGGCTTTGATGAGGGTTACGCTGGATACGGAGGCGAAGATACTGATTTCGCGTTCCGCCTCCGGGCGCAGGGTAAAAAATTGCGGTGGGTGGGCGGAGCCCACGCCTATCATCAGTGGCACCCAGTATCCTCACCACCGGTCGAACACCTCGATGATATCTTGGCTAACGCGACGCGCTTCCACTCCATTTGGGGTGTCTGGCCCATGGAGGGCTGGCTGGTGGCATTCTCTGAACGCGGGTTGGTGAAGCGTGGTGACGATGGCTGGGTACGCACCTAAAATGACACTTTTCAACGGCAAACCTCTACATCTCAATGGCATGTTCTAGATGGAGTTGGTATCTCTGCAACGTTGCCTGAAAGTTTTTCGAAATCGACCTGGATTTGGGCAGCGATAGGGCCCGTCCAGCAATCAGGAACTTTCTCCAGGAGACTCTGGATGTTCTAGCTCAGCAGAATCAGGCTTGATTGAACGTAGGTTTCGACGTGATTGGCATCTTTCCTACGATTATTAAAAATGCGAACTGAATATGGGGCTTTGTACTTTTCTCAATGCAAACCTTTCTGGTCTATGGAGAAAAACAGAGACCTCACCGGTTGCGGTTTTCTCTCCCCTCAAAGTGGTGTCTACCACAGTTGATATCTGTCGCATCAGCTGCCAATGACGGTTCGAAAGACTGAATCGTTTGCCCATGGCTCGGCCTACTTAAATCGTGTGGAATCTTTAGGGTATTCGATGCGAATTCTAAAGGTTTGCCACAATGCCATGTACGAACCAAAGAGAGCAAGCGTCGAAAAGCATTTGCTTACACGGTGATTTGCTGCGGGCCCCATCGTGTCCTTCCTGTGGCGTATCCTTGGTTCCATGGCTTTTGCTGCTGAACATCCTGTCCTGTCCTACTCTGAGCATCGCCCGGTTGGTGAGATCGAGCGAAGCGATGACAAATTTGAGGTCATTAGTGAATTTGAGCCTGCCGGTGACCAGCCCGCGGCTATTAAAGAGCTCGATGAGCGCTTAGACCGTGGTGAGCGGGACGTGGTGCTACTGGGTGCTACCGGTACAGGTAAGTCCGCCACGGCGGCATGGTTGATCGAAAAGCAGCAGCGCCCCACTTTGGTTATGGCTCCGAATAAGACGTTGGCAGCGCAGTTGGCTAATGAGTTGCGGCAGTTGTTGCCAAATAACGCTGTGGAGTACTTCGTTTCTTACTACGATTACTACCAGCCAGAAGCGTATATCGCGCAGACTGATACTTATATTGAAAAGGACTCCTCCATCAATGAGGATGTTGAGCGCCTACGTCACTCGGCAACGTCGTCTTTGCTGAGTAGGCGAGACGTCGTGGTGGTTAGTTCGGTGTCGTGTATTTATGGTCTGGGCACCCCGCAGTCTTATCTTGATCGTTCCGTTGTGTTGAACGTGGGCGAGGAGATTGATCGTGACCGTTTCCTGCGTTTGCTGGTAGATATTCAGTATGAGCGCAATGATGTGGGTTTTACTCGTGGTGCTTTCCGCGTAAAAGGCGACACCGTTGACATCATTCCGGCGTACGAAGAACTTGCTGTTCGAATTGAGTTCTTTGGCGATGAAATCGATGCGCTGTACTACATTCATCCCCTCACCGGCGACACCATCCGCCAGGTTCAGGAATTGCGCATCTTCCCAGCTACGCACTACGTTGCGGGTCCAGAACGCATGGAAAAAGCCGTTGCAGATATCAAAAAAGAGCTGGAAGAGCGCCTCGACGACCTGGAGAACCGCGGCAAGTTGTTGGAAGCGCAACGCCTACGCATGCGCACGGAATATGACTTGGAAATGATTGAGCAAGTAGGTTTTTGCTCAGGTATCGAGAACTACTCACGCCATATCGATGGACGCGCTGCGGGAACAGCACCAGCAACCCTCATTGATTATTTCCCTGAAGACTTCCTCACCATCATCGACGAGTCTCACGTGACCGTCCCTCAGATCGGCGGCATGTTTGAAGGAGATACCTCCCGCAAGCGTAACCTTGTCGAGTTCGGCTTCCGCCTGCCCTCTGCATTGGATAACCGCCCGTTGACGTGGGAGGAATTCGATGAACGCCGTGGTCAGACTGTGTTTATGTCGGCTACACCAGGCAAGTTTGAAATGGCTGCCTCCGGTGGCGAGTTCGTGGAACAAGTCATTCGACCCACTGGCCTCGTTGATCCTAAAGTTACGGTCAAACCCACGAAGGGCCAGATCGATGATCTCATCCATGAGATCCGCCAGCGCACCGACAAAGACGAGCGCGTTTTGGTGACCACCTTGACCAAGAAGATGGCAGAAGACCTTACCGATTACCTACTGGAAAACGGTATCCGCGTGCGCTACCTGCACTCCGATATTGACACCCTGCAGCGTGTCGAGTTGCTGCGTCAGCTTCGCCTGGGCGAGTATGACGTGCTCGTGGGCATCAACTTGCTTCGTGAGGGCCTTGACCTACCCGAAGTCTCTCTCGTGGCCATCTTGGATGCCGATAAGGAAGGTTTCCTGCGTTCGACCACCTCATTGATCCAGACCATCGGTCGTGCTGCCCGTAACGTGTCCGGCGAAGTCATCATGTATGCCGACAAGATCACCGATTCCATGCAGTACGCGATCGAAGAAACTGATCGCCGCCGCGAAAAGCAGGTCGCGTACAACAAGGAACACGGCATTGATCCACAGCCACTGCGCAAGAAGATCGCTGACATTTTGGATCAGGTCTACGATAACTCGGCCGATTCCGCGTCACAAGCGCCTGGAGTCGCCGGTGATGCAGCAGTCGCCAGTCGCCCTGACGTGTCCAGTATGCCAGCGAAAGAGGTGCAAAAGCTTATCGACGACCTGAGCGCCCAGATGGCTGCGGCCGCACGGGAGCTCAAGTTCGAGCTGGCTGGTCGACTGCGCGATGAGATCTTCGAGCTGAAGAAAGAATTGAGAGGTATCAAGGATGCAGGCATCTAAGTCTCGTTGCTCACGAAGAACCTCAAAAATACCCCGTTAGCACCGTCTCTTTTGTTAGACTAGGGCACTAATTACATACGTGCGGGGCATCACGCGTTGATTCCTGCCTCAAGTATTTGGGAAGGTCACATGAGCGAGCATTACAGCAAGATTGTTGTTGGAACTGATGGATCGAAGTCGTCTCTTCTTGCAGTGGAACGTGCAGCGCGCATCGCTGCGGCTTTTGACGCAACGCTGATCATTGGTTGCGCATACTACGAAAGCAAGGAAGACGCATCCAAGACGCTGCGACAGGATTCCGTGACCATTCTCGGTGACGATCCTGCACGTGAAAACCTGGACAAGGGGGCTGAGGCTGCACGCGCAGCTGGAGCAACCAAGGTGGAGACCGAAGTTCGCTCAGGTACTCCAGTGGAAGCATTGATGGCTATTGTCAACGATCACCAGGCTGATCTTCTTGTTGTTGGTAACCGCGGAATTAACTCCCTCACCGGCCGTCTGCTTGGTTCTGTCCCAGCAGACGTAGCACGCCAGTCTGATTGTGACGTCATGATTGTGCACACCGTTAGCTAACACCAGTTAGCTAACAGCTGAATCTAGAAAAACCGGGCTGACAACCCTTCTCAAGGGGTTGTCAGCCCGGTTTTCTTATTCCTCATGCTGTTGATCAAAATGCTCTTGAGCGGCGATGACCTGGCCTAATTCAGCTTCCACCGCGCTGATCAGTTGCAGGAGGGGGTCTGCGAGCTTTTCCCCGAGCGGTGTGAGGTCATAATCCACATGGGGTGGAATAGAGGAATGGACCGTGCGAGTGACCATGCCATCACGTTCAAGCTGCACTAACGTTTGGGAAAGCATGCGGTCACTAATGCCGTCCACCCGGCGGCGAATTTCAGCAAACCGCATTGGTTCATCATTTAATTTCAGCGCCGCCATGGTCAACGAACCCCAGCGACCAGTGAGGTGTTGCAGCGTGCCGCGAGACGCACACATGGAAGAAAAGACGTCAGGTTCAAAATTTATGGAATTAGTCAGTGGGTCGCTCATAAGGGTAATCCTATCGCCAAAGAAGTTCTAAATAAAGTATTGCACTAATTTTTTTATAGTGCTATCTTGAAGTGCGTACATAGAATTCAACCAAATGGAGCAGAACATGCGTATTGCAGTAACCGGTGCTAGCGGCCTTCTCGGGCACCACGTCATCAGCAGCCTGGAGTCAAAGGGTGTTGCACCTTCTGACATCGTCGCTATTGTCCGCAATGAGGAAAAGGCAGCTGATCTCGCTGCTCGTGGCATCAACTTGGGTGTTGCATCTTACGAGGATCAGCAAGCACTTGTTACAGCACTGGAAGGCGTTGACCGTCTCGTGCTGATCTCCGGCAGCGAGGTTGGACAGCGCGTTGCTCAGCACACCAACATCATCAATGCTGCGAAAGCGGCAGGCGTGTCCCTCATTGCCTACACCAGCTTGCTTAATGTTGAGACCTCCAAGCTGGGTCTGGCACCAGAGCACGTTGCAACCGAAAAGCTCCTGGCAGACAGTGGCATCGACCACGCTCTGCTACGCAACGGTTGGTACTGGGAAAACTACGCATCTGCTATTGAATCCGGCAAGGCGGCAGGCAAGTTCTTCGGCTCTGCAGGTGAAGGCCTGGTATCTGGTGCTGCTCGCAAGGATTACGCCGAGGCCGCTGCCACTGTTATCACCAGCGAGGGTCAGGCTGGCAAGGTTTATGAGCTTGCCGGTGCGCCAGCGGTGTCTTACCCAGGCATCGCCGCAGCTGTTGCCGAGGTCATCGGCTCCCCCGTGGAATACGTCGACCTGCCAGTTGAGGAGTACCAGAAGGTGCTCGAAGAAGCTGGCCTACCTGCAGAGGTAGCCGCCATGTTTGCTGGCATGGATCCCCTCATCGCCGAGGGCGCCCTTTACTCCGAGAGCACTGACCTACAGGATCTCATCGGACGCCCATCCACTTCCGTTGCAGAGGCACTTGCCTAAAGCTCACCCACAACAGTCAGGGTCTGTGTCGCACGGGTGACCGCAACATACAGATCCTGCAGCCCCTGCGGGGATTCGGCAACGATGTCCGCAGGATCGACCACAATCACGTGGTCAAACTCCAAGCCCTTGATGTCATCAACCACGAAGTACCCTTCGCGGAACTTGGCACGAGGCACAATGATCGCGATGGTTCGCCGCGGATCTTCCTCGTGAAGATCCCGCGTAATCGTCGCGATTTCTGCGTCGGCAGGAAAATAGCGCACCTCACGACCAGATTCTCGGATCGCCGTTGCCGGAGAAATTTCCGGATTAATCTGCGCCAACAGCTTGTTGGCGACAACCATGATCTCGGCCGGGGTGCGGTAATTTACGGTGAGTTCGTGGTGACGGAAGCGCTTTTCGACGAACGGCTGCAGCGACTCCGCCCAATCATCCACACCTGCAGGTGAACCGGTCTGTGCTACATCCCCAACAAGAGTCATCCACCTAGACGGGCTTCGACGAAACACCATGCGCCATTCCATTGGGCTAAGCTCTTGGGCTTCATCGACAATCACGTGGCCATACGCCCACTTGTGATCGGCTGATGCACGTTCCGCGGTGGAACGATTATCCGACACCGTTTGGCGCTCGGCCAGTGTTTCTGCGTCAATGACGTCGAAGGCTGAGAGCACTTCAGCTTCTGTGACATCGTCAATATCCGAAGACTGAGAGGAGCTTAGAACATCGAGGACTTCTTGGGCATCTTCAATCTGCTCCCGCCACTGCGATTCTGCCTTTTCGCGTGCTTCCTCAGGATCGGGCAGGCCGATGAGTGTGGCTAGTTCATCGAGCAACGCAGCATCAGTGGCAGCCCATGGTGCCGCTTCCTCCCGGTAGAGGCCATCTTTTGTTTCATCGTCGTAGCCATGGGCTGCGACATCGATGCGCTCGCGGGAGGTGAGCAGATCGTGCAGGACCGCGTCGGGCCGCAACTCCGGCCAGAAACCGTCGATGACGGTTTGAAGGGCCGCGTCGTCAAGCAAATCGTCGTGCAATTGGTCAATGTCAGCGCTTGAGAGCAGATTTTTGCCGCCCAGCGGATCTGCGCCGATGATAGTGGCCATCTGGTGGGAGAGCTGCTCGACAAGGTGCTCGCGGAAAATGGGGCGAGCATCGTTGTGGGTTTGCCGCGCACGACGGGCACGGGTGCGCGACTTAGCCACGGTTTTCTCATCAATAGTGAGCTCAATGCCGTCGACGGTGATGGCGACAGGGCTATTGGGAAGTGTTTGGTAGGCCTTGACGGCCTCGGCCAGAATGCCGGCCATCTCTTCGCTGCCCTTTATTTCCCTGGTCAAAATATCTTCCACGCCATGGGGGACCACGCCGGGATACAGCTCGCCGACGGTGGAGAGCACCACGCCAGTTTCGCCGAGTTCAGGCAGGACGTGAGAGATGTATTCCAAAAAAGTCTTGTTAGGCCCGATGATGAGGACACCTGATTTAGCGAGCTGCTCCCGCCAGGTATAGAGCAAATACGCCACGCGGTGCAAAGCAACAGCAGTTTTACCGGTGCCAGGACCACCCTGGACAACCATGACACCGCGGGTGGTATCGCGGATGATTTCATCCTGCTCGCGTTGAATTGTCTCCACGATATTGCGCATGTGACCGCTTCGGGCCTGCTCCAGAGCATGGTGGAGGACAGATTCCGAACCAACTCCACCCTGTTCGATGGTTCCGTCAGTGACACCGGAGAGAACTTCATCATCCACGCCCGTAACGGTGCGGCCACGGGTCCTGATATGGCGGCGCACCGACACGCCTTCGGGCTTTACCGTGGTAGCGAGGTAAAACGGGCGAGCCATAGGGGCGCGCCAATCCAGCAGCAAGGTGCGATAGTTGTCTTCCCGCGCATCCAAACCCATACGCCCGATGTAGCGACGATCAAGGGAGTCATTACCTGGGACAGGATTTTCGGCGTCTTCGGGCCCAGATTCCACATCAATGCGACCAAACACTAGACCAAGCTGTGCCAAGTTGAGGCGATCCAATTTTTCGTTGAGACCGTGATATTCGGTTTCACGGCGCACGAGTGCTTCTGGATCTGGGTTATGAGGATCGACATCTTTCATCACCTCAGCAAGGCGCTGGTTTGCCCTATTAACCTCATCGTCGAGCCGACCGAACAAGATGTCAACATAGGACTGCTCGTGGGCTATCGCTTCGCTGTGGAGACCCGATTCAATATCAGATCGGTTGGTGGTGGTCACTCCGGGAGACCTCCTATTACTAAAAGTGAATGCTGAAACTTGTTCAACGCTGGGGGAAGATTAATCATTCCAGATCGGTTTGAGATGTAGGGGATTGACGGGCAATGAAAACCGCCACGCGTACTCCAGGAAAACCGGGAGAGCGTGGCGGAAACTAGTGCGCTGCGAAAAAGAACTGTGAGAAGAATTAGATCTCGATGTTCTTGATCTTCTTCTGTGCGCGACCGACGGCCTTGTCAGCCTGCTTCTGCAGCTTGTCGTAGTTTTTTGTGGCCTTCTTCTGTGCGCGACCAGTGGTCTCTTCAGCGACCTGGAGAGCAAAGTTTGCCTTCTCCTGAGCCTTACCGGCAGCCTTCACAGCGGACTTGCGGGCAGTCTTCGCGTTGGCCTGAGCGGCATCCAGCCAATCACCGCGGTTGTCCTCGATGTAGGTGGTTGCTTTCTGGGCGTAGTCGCTCACGGTGTCTGCCACCTTGTGTGCGGTCTCGCTGGCAGTCTTGAACCAATCATCCTTGTTCTCGCCGACGAATTCCTGAGCGGTGTGAGCGTACTCGGTGACCTTCTCAGAGGTGTCAGAGATCCAATCGGATGCCTTCTCGCCAAACTTTTCAGTCTCTGACTTGGTGGGCAGTGCCTGCTGAATTTGCTTCTTACTACGCTTTGCAGCGGTGGTTGCACGCCACTTGACGCCTGGCTTGCCCTCGGTGTCGACTGAGGTGATGAATAGTCCACCAAGCAGTGCGACGTTGGTAAGGAAGCCATTGCGTCGGTTGCGCTTTTCATTTTCGTCCTGGGTCTCCCAGAACGCGTTGCGCGCCAAAATGGTGGGGACAGTCAATACAGCAAGAGTTGCTGCAGAGGTACGTGGTGCACGACCGATCGCCAAGAG
The window above is part of the Corynebacterium deserti GIMN1.010 genome. Proteins encoded here:
- a CDS encoding glycosyltransferase, encoding MIGMYAHHSGSGHLHRVRSIARHLKEETVIFSSAPGADIQLPLDTDPDNPTPRDLTAGGTLHWAPIGVPGHTQRLALIAAWITKHRPRAFYVDCSVEIASFVRLMGIPVITIAMPGFRHDQPHQLSYHQATAIIAAWPDWVPVPTHLIAHENKLHMVGGISRFEPPTKSCERSGVIILRGAGGDDFDSHTWPEATVLGGDRFVNNPIPLLLSASVAIAAAGQNSVADLAITRTPAIFLPQDRPFGEQSATAKTLAQARIAVVPTTFPEPGEWEVLFEHARNRAANWHLWQAEGAAERAAAVIENVANVEGN
- a CDS encoding glycosyltransferase family 2 protein, which encodes MKYAVVTIADDSRQEHVDMQLEGLKKWAQGTPHYRGYIDTDMNLARARNEVAARAVEDGVELLIFLDADCIPGPFLIPFYVEAARNWPDEVLCGPVTYLEEPDDRGYQLDTLLELTNPHPARPNLPAGQSRLGTEDEWKLFWSLSFAMTATAWQDSGGFDEGYAGYGGEDTDFAFRLRAQGKKLRWVGGAHAYHQWHPVSSPPVEHLDDILANATRFHSIWGVWPMEGWLVAFSERGLVKRGDDGWVRT
- the uvrB gene encoding excinuclease ABC subunit UvrB, with protein sequence MAFAAEHPVLSYSEHRPVGEIERSDDKFEVISEFEPAGDQPAAIKELDERLDRGERDVVLLGATGTGKSATAAWLIEKQQRPTLVMAPNKTLAAQLANELRQLLPNNAVEYFVSYYDYYQPEAYIAQTDTYIEKDSSINEDVERLRHSATSSLLSRRDVVVVSSVSCIYGLGTPQSYLDRSVVLNVGEEIDRDRFLRLLVDIQYERNDVGFTRGAFRVKGDTVDIIPAYEELAVRIEFFGDEIDALYYIHPLTGDTIRQVQELRIFPATHYVAGPERMEKAVADIKKELEERLDDLENRGKLLEAQRLRMRTEYDLEMIEQVGFCSGIENYSRHIDGRAAGTAPATLIDYFPEDFLTIIDESHVTVPQIGGMFEGDTSRKRNLVEFGFRLPSALDNRPLTWEEFDERRGQTVFMSATPGKFEMAASGGEFVEQVIRPTGLVDPKVTVKPTKGQIDDLIHEIRQRTDKDERVLVTTLTKKMAEDLTDYLLENGIRVRYLHSDIDTLQRVELLRQLRLGEYDVLVGINLLREGLDLPEVSLVAILDADKEGFLRSTTSLIQTIGRAARNVSGEVIMYADKITDSMQYAIEETDRRREKQVAYNKEHGIDPQPLRKKIADILDQVYDNSADSASQAPGVAGDAAVASRPDVSSMPAKEVQKLIDDLSAQMAAAARELKFELAGRLRDEIFELKKELRGIKDAGI
- a CDS encoding universal stress protein, which codes for MSEHYSKIVVGTDGSKSSLLAVERAARIAAAFDATLIIGCAYYESKEDASKTLRQDSVTILGDDPARENLDKGAEAARAAGATKVETEVRSGTPVEALMAIVNDHQADLLVVGNRGINSLTGRLLGSVPADVARQSDCDVMIVHTVS
- a CDS encoding winged helix-turn-helix transcriptional regulator translates to MSDPLTNSINFEPDVFSSMCASRGTLQHLTGRWGSLTMAALKLNDEPMRFAEIRRRVDGISDRMLSQTLVQLERDGMVTRTVHSSIPPHVDYDLTPLGEKLADPLLQLISAVEAELGQVIAAQEHFDQQHEE
- a CDS encoding SDR family oxidoreductase; its protein translation is MRIAVTGASGLLGHHVISSLESKGVAPSDIVAIVRNEEKAADLAARGINLGVASYEDQQALVTALEGVDRLVLISGSEVGQRVAQHTNIINAAKAAGVSLIAYTSLLNVETSKLGLAPEHVATEKLLADSGIDHALLRNGWYWENYASAIESGKAAGKFFGSAGEGLVSGAARKDYAEAAATVITSEGQAGKVYELAGAPAVSYPGIAAAVAEVIGSPVEYVDLPVEEYQKVLEEAGLPAEVAAMFAGMDPLIAEGALYSESTDLQDLIGRPSTSVAEALA
- a CDS encoding HelD family protein, which produces MTTTNRSDIESGLHSEAIAHEQSYVDILFGRLDDEVNRANQRLAEVMKDVDPHNPDPEALVRRETEYHGLNEKLDRLNLAQLGLVFGRIDVESGPEDAENPVPGNDSLDRRYIGRMGLDAREDNYRTLLLDWRAPMARPFYLATTVKPEGVSVRRHIRTRGRTVTGVDDEVLSGVTDGTIEQGGVGSESVLHHALEQARSGHMRNIVETIQREQDEIIRDTTRGVMVVQGGPGTGKTAVALHRVAYLLYTWREQLAKSGVLIIGPNKTFLEYISHVLPELGETGVVLSTVGELYPGVVPHGVEDILTREIKGSEEMAGILAEAVKAYQTLPNSPVAITVDGIELTIDEKTVAKSRTRARRARQTHNDARPIFREHLVEQLSHQMATIIGADPLGGKNLLSSADIDQLHDDLLDDAALQTVIDGFWPELRPDAVLHDLLTSRERIDVAAHGYDDETKDGLYREEAAPWAATDAALLDELATLIGLPDPEEAREKAESQWREQIEDAQEVLDVLSSSQSSDIDDVTEAEVLSAFDVIDAETLAERQTVSDNRSTAERASADHKWAYGHVIVDEAQELSPMEWRMVFRRSPSRWMTLVGDVAQTGSPAGVDDWAESLQPFVEKRFRHHELTVNYRTPAEIMVVANKLLAQINPEISPATAIRESGREVRYFPADAEIATITRDLHEEDPRRTIAIIVPRAKFREGYFVVDDIKGLEFDHVIVVDPADIVAESPQGLQDLYVAVTRATQTLTVVGEL
- a CDS encoding DoxX family protein, whose protein sequence is MIRKLARPMLASVYIADGAETVLNTEAHVEGTQLVLDRIRYVLPRKYAKRISKDPAMVTRVIGGTKVGAGSLLAIGRAPRTSAATLAVLTVPTILARNAFWETQDENEKRNRRNGFLTNVALLGGLFITSVDTEGKPGVKWRATTAAKRSKKQIQQALPTKSETEKFGEKASDWISDTSEKVTEYAHTAQEFVGENKDDWFKTASETAHKVADTVSDYAQKATTYIEDNRGDWLDAAQANAKTARKSAVKAAGKAQEKANFALQVAEETTGRAQKKATKNYDKLQKQADKAVGRAQKKIKNIEI